A single Pseudodesulfovibrio aespoeensis Aspo-2 DNA region contains:
- a CDS encoding PhoH family protein, producing the protein MGRSVNHQRERLLDMKLEFDDSRLASQLFGPHNQYLKLMGERIGVRLESRGNAVTVTAPEGEEGGESAEALAAQVLTQLYAMLKAGKKIYPQDVDFACRILMRQPSADVGEVFKGDVYATSGKRTVSPKSLNQREYLDAIRQYDLTFGIGPAGTGKTYLAVAMAVGALLRREVKRIVLTRPAVEAGEKLGFLPGDLAEKINPYLRPLYDALHDMLDFPRMQEYQETGVIEVAPLAFMRGRTLNDAFIILDEAQNTTPEQMKMFLTRLGFGSRAVITGDVTQIDLPVHARSGLLNARTVLDGVKGVKFILFDEHDVIRHPLVGRIVRAYDQHDTIRTE; encoded by the coding sequence ATGGGGCGATCCGTCAACCACCAGCGGGAGCGACTGCTCGACATGAAGCTCGAATTTGATGACAGCAGGCTGGCCAGCCAGCTTTTTGGCCCCCACAACCAGTATCTCAAGCTCATGGGCGAGCGGATCGGCGTGCGCCTTGAGAGTCGGGGCAACGCCGTGACCGTCACCGCGCCCGAGGGCGAAGAGGGCGGGGAGAGCGCGGAAGCGTTGGCCGCCCAGGTGCTTACCCAGCTCTACGCCATGCTCAAGGCGGGTAAGAAAATCTATCCCCAGGATGTGGATTTTGCCTGCCGCATCCTCATGCGCCAGCCCTCGGCGGACGTGGGCGAGGTCTTCAAGGGTGATGTCTACGCCACCTCCGGCAAACGCACGGTCTCGCCCAAGTCCCTGAACCAGCGCGAATATCTCGACGCCATCCGGCAGTACGACCTGACCTTTGGCATCGGTCCCGCGGGCACGGGCAAGACCTACCTCGCCGTGGCCATGGCCGTGGGCGCGCTGTTGCGCCGCGAGGTCAAGCGCATTGTGCTCACCCGCCCGGCGGTGGAGGCGGGCGAGAAGCTCGGCTTCCTGCCCGGCGACCTGGCCGAGAAGATCAATCCCTACCTGCGCCCGCTCTACGACGCCCTGCACGACATGCTCGATTTTCCCAGGATGCAGGAATATCAGGAGACCGGCGTCATCGAGGTGGCCCCCCTGGCCTTCATGCGTGGCCGCACACTCAACGACGCCTTCATCATCCTCGACGAGGCCCAGAACACCACGCCGGAACAGATGAAGATGTTCCTGACGCGCCTTGGTTTCGGCTCTCGGGCCGTGATCACCGGTGATGTCACCCAGATCGATTTGCCTGTCCACGCCCGCTCCGGCCTGCTCAACGCCCGCACCGTTCTCGACGGGGTCAAGGGCGTGAAGTTCATCCTCTTCGACGAGCACGATGTCATCCGCCACCCCCTGGTGGGGCGGATCGTCCGCGCTTACGATCAGCACGACACCATCCGGACCGAATGA
- a CDS encoding NAD-glutamate dehydrogenase domain-containing protein, with translation MNQDTTIDPATLRDEVQRQVLESVRTLVPWFSRNMPEYYFRTHGRDEQVRHLKALVSGMVREQGQSMVLHSPCGTMVTHITPGGDMRSLAGVLRQHIDRDIRIARIYSSRDDTIRLDTLLFGPRPQCAADSDGLARALATVRRGGLDLDPAEAADFEGFLASANDDYLEKFEPGRAVRHFKTCSCVENRERVQVALDTEPVPGFDRVSVAMEHPPARGLLLRVVNVFARENIPVDRAYSDVFERGDMPPIAVMSFYLDRSRIGLVEGTGQWERLRRQLELTKWFAFHGLEALAEEEGWELGEVMLMQAASEFAHQFLIRKNLHAYGSGRIVHVVLKHRHVARRLLDYFDARCNPALAGDRERAVAEQREAVLEAINGVNNEIHRNILKYIYKFFRYTLRTNYYLPHRLGLSFRLDPIILAPTPAQERPFGLYCFHGPYCFAFHVRYRDMARGGVRVVRTGSQEHFELESNRLFDEVTKLAKAQQFKNKDIPEGGSKAVLLLGPEGDIDLAVRSMVDSFLDLLAAPANGSGFVLPDIVDHLNREEVIFLGPDENITPEHISWIAARAAKRGYKWPGAFMSSKPGAGIAHKEYGVTSEGVVVFARELLLALGIDPARQTFSVKLTGGPAGDVASNVIRILIREYGENARIVAMADGHGAAFDPDGMDHAELLRLIDSGGRASGFDATRLTGAGAFVVSTQDPDGVRIRDELHNQARADLFIPAGGRPETINMTNWKQFLGRDGTPSARGIVEGANIFIAADARTALEKAGVLVVPGPSANKTGVICSSYEILAGLILTDEEFLAIKDRYVSQLLDILRQRAGAEARLLMREYRLAGGGKTVTQISYALSASINALADRIVAALEEETGRVADSPELCEVILAYCPTILAEKYADRLVGDLPRRHQLALVAAFVSARMLYQEGLGWAERLVSLRGVREVVFGYLAEEKALARLVAEVRAAGLAHGPLVVDILERGGRSRLTLDRLGLG, from the coding sequence GTGAACCAGGATACGACGATTGATCCGGCCACGCTCCGCGACGAGGTTCAGAGACAGGTCCTTGAGTCGGTGCGGACCCTTGTTCCATGGTTCAGCCGGAACATGCCCGAATACTACTTTCGCACCCACGGCAGGGACGAGCAGGTCCGGCACCTCAAGGCCCTGGTCTCGGGCATGGTCCGCGAGCAGGGGCAGTCCATGGTCCTGCACAGTCCGTGCGGCACCATGGTCACGCACATCACCCCTGGCGGCGACATGCGGTCCCTGGCCGGGGTGCTGCGGCAGCATATCGACCGGGATATCCGCATCGCGCGCATCTATTCGAGCCGCGACGACACCATCCGGCTCGACACGCTGCTTTTTGGCCCAAGGCCGCAGTGCGCTGCGGACAGCGACGGGCTGGCCCGCGCCCTGGCCACGGTCCGCCGGGGCGGCCTTGATCTCGACCCTGCCGAGGCGGCTGATTTTGAGGGCTTCCTGGCCAGCGCCAACGACGATTATCTGGAGAAGTTCGAACCGGGCCGGGCCGTGCGCCATTTCAAAACGTGCAGTTGCGTGGAGAACCGGGAGCGGGTCCAGGTCGCCCTCGACACAGAGCCCGTGCCTGGGTTCGACCGCGTGTCCGTGGCCATGGAGCATCCGCCGGCCAGGGGGCTGCTCCTGCGGGTGGTCAACGTCTTTGCCAGGGAGAACATCCCGGTGGACCGGGCCTACTCGGATGTTTTCGAGCGCGGGGACATGCCGCCCATCGCGGTCATGAGCTTCTATCTCGACCGTTCCCGCATCGGGCTGGTCGAAGGGACAGGGCAGTGGGAGCGGCTTCGCCGCCAGCTGGAGCTGACCAAATGGTTCGCCTTTCACGGCCTGGAGGCCCTGGCCGAGGAGGAGGGCTGGGAGCTTGGCGAGGTCATGCTCATGCAGGCCGCCTCAGAGTTCGCCCACCAGTTCCTGATCCGGAAGAACCTGCACGCCTACGGCTCCGGTCGCATCGTCCACGTGGTGCTCAAGCACCGCCATGTGGCCCGGCGGCTGCTCGACTATTTCGACGCCCGCTGCAATCCCGCCCTTGCAGGCGACCGGGAAAGGGCCGTGGCCGAACAGCGCGAGGCCGTCCTTGAGGCCATCAACGGCGTGAACAATGAGATACACCGCAACATTTTGAAATACATCTATAAGTTTTTCAGGTATACTCTGCGGACCAACTATTATCTGCCGCACCGGCTCGGCCTGAGCTTTCGGCTGGACCCGATCATCCTCGCTCCCACCCCGGCGCAGGAGCGGCCCTTTGGCCTCTATTGTTTCCACGGGCCGTACTGCTTTGCCTTCCATGTCCGATACCGCGACATGGCCAGGGGCGGGGTCCGGGTGGTGCGCACCGGTTCCCAGGAGCATTTCGAGCTGGAGTCCAACCGGCTCTTCGACGAGGTCACCAAGCTGGCCAAGGCGCAGCAGTTCAAGAACAAGGACATTCCGGAGGGCGGGTCCAAGGCGGTCCTGCTGCTCGGCCCCGAGGGGGATATCGATCTGGCCGTCAGGAGCATGGTCGATTCGTTCCTCGATCTCCTGGCCGCTCCTGCCAACGGGAGCGGGTTCGTCCTGCCCGACATTGTGGACCACCTGAACCGCGAGGAGGTCATCTTTCTCGGTCCTGACGAGAACATCACGCCGGAGCATATCTCCTGGATCGCGGCCAGGGCGGCCAAGCGCGGCTACAAGTGGCCCGGCGCGTTCATGAGCTCCAAGCCCGGAGCCGGGATCGCTCACAAGGAATATGGCGTGACCAGCGAGGGCGTGGTGGTCTTTGCCCGCGAGCTGCTGCTGGCTCTGGGAATCGATCCGGCCCGGCAGACGTTCTCGGTCAAGCTGACCGGCGGCCCGGCGGGCGACGTGGCCTCCAACGTCATCAGGATTCTCATCCGCGAATACGGCGAAAACGCGCGCATCGTGGCCATGGCCGACGGACACGGGGCGGCCTTTGATCCGGACGGCATGGACCATGCCGAGCTGTTGCGTCTCATCGACAGCGGGGGGCGGGCATCGGGCTTTGACGCCACACGGCTCACGGGCGCGGGCGCGTTCGTGGTCTCGACCCAGGACCCCGACGGCGTGCGCATCCGCGACGAGCTGCACAACCAGGCCAGGGCCGACCTCTTCATCCCGGCGGGCGGCAGGCCCGAGACCATCAACATGACCAACTGGAAGCAGTTCCTCGGCAGGGATGGCACGCCATCGGCCAGGGGCATCGTGGAGGGCGCCAACATATTCATCGCGGCAGACGCCCGAACCGCGCTGGAAAAGGCGGGGGTGCTGGTGGTGCCAGGCCCTTCGGCCAACAAGACCGGGGTCATCTGCTCGTCCTACGAGATCCTGGCCGGGCTCATCCTGACGGACGAGGAATTCCTCGCCATCAAGGACCGCTACGTGTCCCAGCTGCTCGACATCCTGCGCCAGCGCGCCGGGGCCGAGGCCCGGCTGCTCATGCGCGAATACCGGCTGGCCGGGGGCGGCAAGACCGTCACCCAGATATCCTATGCCCTCTCGGCGTCCATCAACGCACTGGCCGACAGGATCGTTGCGGCGCTCGAAGAGGAGACGGGCCGGGTGGCTGACAGCCCGGAGCTGTGCGAGGTGATCCTTGCCTACTGTCCCACCATCCTGGCCGAAAAATATGCCGACCGTCTGGTGGGCGATCTGCCGCGCAGGCATCAGCTGGCCCTGGTGGCCGCGTTTGTCTCGGCCAGGATGCTCTACCAGGAGGGTCTTGGCTGGGCCGAGCGGCTCGTGTCCCTGCGCGGGGTGCGCGAGGTGGTCTTCGGCTATCTGGCCGAGGAGAAGGCGCTGGCCCGGCTCGTGGCCGAGGTCCGCGCCGCCGGGCTGGCGCACGGCCCGCTCGTGGTCGACATCCTGGAGCGGGGAGGGCGCAGCCGCCTGACCCTCGACCGGCTCGGCCTGGGATAG
- a CDS encoding ArsR/SmtB family transcription factor — translation MSNIACGNTEQHVENVDRVRGQMLTERDFLFLAELFKALGDYTRVRMLYALSINELCVCALAEVLDMSPSAISHQLRLLRAARLVRYRKDGKNVYYTLDDDHVRALIVQGLDHVREEG, via the coding sequence ATGTCCAACATCGCATGTGGAAATACCGAGCAGCACGTCGAGAACGTGGACAGGGTCCGGGGGCAGATGCTCACCGAGCGCGATTTCCTTTTCCTGGCCGAGCTGTTCAAGGCCCTTGGCGACTACACCAGGGTGCGCATGCTCTACGCCCTGTCCATCAATGAGCTGTGCGTCTGCGCCCTGGCGGAGGTGCTCGACATGTCGCCCTCGGCCATCTCGCACCAGTTGCGGCTGTTGCGCGCCGCCCGGCTGGTCCGCTACCGCAAGGATGGCAAGAACGTGTACTATACCCTGGACGACGATCATGTGCGCGCCCTCATCGTTCAAGGGCTTGACCATGTCCGGGAAGAGGGGTGA
- a CDS encoding SO_0444 family Cu/Zn efflux transporter, producing the protein MPQLFFEIFSESWRVLVDSAPYVLFGFFVAGLLKAFVPDSFMARHLGKSSVGSVFKAALIGVPLPLCSCGVLPAALGLRQQGASKGATTAFMISTPETGVDSMAVTYALIDPIMTVVRPVAATITAIFAGLLVNAFPDREAGAASRMRPIVVGSPADSPESAATGEPTAPGCGCHGCGSSPVTLAGRFRAGMGYAFGEMIADIGKWLIAGVIVAGAIAALIPEDVLVEYVGQGFLSYLVMLVVALPLYVCATASTPIAASLLLKGLSPGAALVFLLAGPATNGATITVMLKTLGRRATGLYLASIVVCSLGLAWLVDRLYIGLGLDIRAVVMQVDETLPEWVGVISAVTILLLVGRTLFQGGHG; encoded by the coding sequence GTGCCTCAATTGTTTTTCGAAATATTTTCAGAGTCGTGGCGAGTACTTGTGGATTCTGCGCCCTATGTTCTCTTTGGCTTTTTCGTGGCCGGGCTGCTCAAGGCGTTCGTGCCGGATTCGTTCATGGCCCGCCATCTCGGCAAGAGCTCGGTGGGCTCGGTGTTCAAGGCCGCCCTCATCGGCGTGCCGTTGCCTTTGTGCTCGTGCGGGGTGCTGCCCGCTGCCCTGGGGCTGCGCCAACAGGGTGCCAGCAAGGGGGCGACCACGGCCTTCATGATCTCCACGCCCGAGACCGGGGTGGACTCCATGGCCGTGACCTATGCGCTCATCGACCCGATCATGACCGTGGTCCGGCCCGTGGCCGCGACGATCACCGCCATCTTCGCCGGGTTGCTGGTCAACGCCTTCCCCGACCGCGAGGCAGGGGCAGCGTCGCGGATGCGTCCCATCGTGGTGGGATCGCCCGCCGACTCTCCCGAATCTGCCGCGACCGGCGAACCCACTGCGCCGGGCTGCGGCTGCCACGGCTGCGGCTCTTCCCCCGTGACCCTTGCGGGCCGGTTTCGCGCGGGCATGGGCTACGCCTTTGGCGAGATGATCGCGGATATCGGCAAGTGGCTCATCGCGGGCGTGATCGTGGCCGGGGCCATCGCGGCTCTGATTCCAGAGGACGTGCTGGTCGAATACGTGGGCCAGGGGTTCCTGTCCTATCTGGTCATGCTGGTCGTGGCCCTGCCGCTCTACGTCTGCGCCACGGCCTCGACCCCCATTGCTGCCTCGCTGCTGCTCAAGGGGTTGTCGCCTGGCGCGGCTCTGGTCTTTCTGCTGGCCGGTCCGGCCACCAACGGGGCCACCATCACGGTCATGCTCAAGACCCTGGGCAGGCGGGCGACCGGGCTGTATCTCGCGTCCATTGTCGTCTGCTCGCTGGGGCTGGCCTGGCTGGTGGACAGGCTCTATATCGGCCTTGGGCTCGACATCCGGGCCGTGGTCATGCAGGTGGACGAGACCCTGCCGGAGTGGGTCGGCGTGATCAGCGCCGTGACCATCCTGCTGCTCGTCGGACGCACCCTGTTCCAGGGCGGCCACGGCTGA
- the ybeY gene encoding rRNA maturation RNase YbeY, with translation MGGDIRILRETRLEPDFPLSRQELVRVVETILDSLGLEGAALELTLVDDREIARLNREFMGCPGPTNILSFPAFERSGPDSGPDVDPDSGPDSGTMAEYLGELALSVDTLAREAHLYGQPPRVHLARLLAHGILHLAGHDHGEEMDALTETAVDVVQLTCSD, from the coding sequence ATGGGCGGCGATATCAGGATCCTGCGCGAAACCCGGCTGGAACCGGATTTTCCTTTGTCCCGGCAGGAGCTTGTCCGGGTGGTGGAAACCATTCTGGACAGCCTCGGCCTTGAGGGCGCGGCCCTGGAACTCACCTTGGTCGACGACCGCGAGATCGCCCGGCTCAACCGCGAGTTCATGGGCTGCCCCGGCCCCACCAATATTCTGAGTTTTCCCGCCTTTGAGCGGTCTGGCCCTGACTCTGGCCCCGATGTTGACCCCGATTCAGGTCCTGATTCAGGCACTATGGCGGAATACCTTGGCGAGCTGGCCCTGTCCGTGGACACCCTGGCCCGCGAAGCCCATCTCTACGGTCAGCCGCCCCGTGTCCATCTGGCCCGGCTGCTGGCCCATGGCATTCTGCATCTGGCCGGGCACGACCACGGCGAGGAGATGGACGCGCTCACGGAAACGGCTGTGGATGTTGTCCAGCTCACCTGTTCAGACTGA
- a CDS encoding ABC transporter substrate-binding protein, protein MRNPLPAALLILCLVILTAPAKAQDVRIRFGILPVLDTLPLQVAVTDGLFAGQGLDVELIPFASALERDTAMQTGQLDGYFGDLIATYMLINQNVPMYIALTSWRTSPGYPMFGIALSPGARDRTLAELKGSNLGISKSTIMEFLADKMEARLGVGTGYFSRMEVKKIPIRLQMLMADQIDAAFLPEPLLSLARLKGGGVLVTADNLDVPLTVLCLHRKYFSDGAETYVRFVTAYKEAVERLAADPEKYRALMAEVCRIPQPLAAEFPVYRYPLPALPADSELDEVQDWMIAKGLLRERMPNEIALSPIIP, encoded by the coding sequence ATGAGAAATCCACTGCCCGCTGCGTTGCTCATACTCTGCCTCGTTATCCTGACCGCGCCCGCCAAGGCGCAGGATGTCAGGATACGCTTCGGCATTCTGCCCGTGCTCGACACCTTGCCGCTCCAGGTGGCGGTGACGGACGGCCTGTTCGCCGGGCAGGGGCTTGATGTCGAGCTGATCCCCTTTGCCTCGGCCCTTGAGCGCGACACGGCCATGCAGACCGGCCAGCTCGACGGCTATTTTGGCGACCTCATCGCCACCTACATGCTCATCAACCAGAATGTGCCCATGTACATCGCTCTGACATCCTGGCGCACCTCCCCCGGCTATCCCATGTTCGGCATTGCCCTTTCGCCGGGCGCGCGGGACAGGACCCTGGCCGAGCTCAAGGGAAGCAACCTCGGCATCTCCAAGTCCACCATCATGGAGTTTCTGGCCGACAAGATGGAGGCGCGGCTGGGCGTGGGCACGGGCTATTTCTCACGCATGGAAGTCAAGAAGATCCCCATCAGGCTCCAGATGCTCATGGCCGATCAGATCGACGCTGCCTTCCTGCCCGAGCCGCTCCTGTCGCTGGCCAGGCTCAAGGGCGGCGGGGTGCTGGTCACTGCGGACAACCTTGACGTGCCCCTGACCGTGCTCTGCCTGCACCGCAAGTATTTCTCCGACGGTGCCGAGACCTATGTCCGCTTTGTCACCGCCTACAAGGAGGCCGTGGAGCGGCTGGCCGCCGATCCCGAGAAGTATCGCGCGCTCATGGCCGAGGTCTGCCGCATTCCCCAGCCGCTGGCAGCGGAATTTCCGGTCTACAGGTATCCGCTGCCCGCGCTGCCTGCCGACAGCGAACTCGACGAGGTTCAGGACTGGATGATCGCCAAGGGGCTCCTGCGGGAGCGCATGCCCAACGAGATCGCGCTCTCCCCGATCATACCGTAG
- a CDS encoding ABC transporter permease — protein sequence MVRPGGPIMRYGLVMLALGLLWKLAAVALGGVILPHPEDALAAFASALSTRIFWEHFCISGYRAVTAMALAWCVAFPLGLVMGSVRRADALLAPFIFLTYPIPKIVLLPVFLLLFGLGDASKIAMIALILGYQILVTTRDGVRSIHPKYFDSVRSLGGSRWNVLREVLLPAALPHGFTALRLGTGVSVAVLFFVESFATTRGLGYMIMDAWGAMDYLGMFTGIIGMSLMGAALYELANFMERKACRWMFLRKKG from the coding sequence ATGGTGAGGCCAGGCGGCCCGATCATGCGCTACGGGCTGGTCATGCTCGCGCTCGGCCTTTTGTGGAAGCTGGCCGCCGTGGCCCTGGGCGGGGTCATCCTGCCGCATCCTGAGGACGCGCTGGCCGCCTTTGCCTCGGCCCTGTCCACCCGCATCTTCTGGGAGCATTTCTGCATCAGCGGCTACCGGGCCGTCACGGCCATGGCCCTGGCCTGGTGTGTCGCCTTTCCGCTCGGGCTGGTCATGGGCAGCGTCAGGCGGGCGGACGCCCTGCTGGCCCCGTTCATCTTCCTGACCTATCCCATCCCCAAGATCGTGCTCCTGCCCGTGTTCCTGCTCCTGTTCGGCCTTGGCGACGCCTCCAAGATCGCCATGATCGCACTCATCCTCGGCTACCAGATACTGGTCACCACCCGCGACGGGGTGCGCTCCATCCATCCGAAGTATTTCGATTCGGTCCGCTCGCTCGGCGGCTCGCGCTGGAACGTGCTGCGCGAGGTGCTGCTGCCCGCGGCCCTGCCCCATGGCTTTACAGCCCTTCGCCTCGGCACTGGCGTGTCCGTGGCCGTGCTCTTCTTCGTCGAATCCTTTGCCACCACGCGGGGGTTGGGCTACATGATCATGGACGCTTGGGGGGCTATGGACTATCTCGGCATGTTCACCGGGATCATCGGCATGAGCCTGATGGGCGCGGCCCTCTATGAGCTGGCCAATTTCATGGAGCGCAAGGCGTGCCGGTGGATGTTCCTCAGAAAAAAGGGGTGA
- a CDS encoding chemotaxis protein — protein sequence MSKLATDTGILLETGTNELEILEFYINETIKEGHPPVKNHFGINVAKVMQVIETPNLEPPESAPHPSFMGTIPLRDLILPVLDLSVWLELNMPKTERDIVIVTEFSKSVTGFLVSGVTEIHRVGWGEVIPPSSVISQSTDSIIGLVDKGDHFIQLLDLETILTQFEPDDGIALKRSDREYKVLVADDSATIRTMLQQNLTSANFKPTITNNGSEALKTIMGYKAMAEEAGKDITEYVDIVVSDIEMPLMDGFSLTKNIKQDPVLKKLPVILYSSIITNELRHKGDSVGADMQITKPDLHTIPEVAIKLIEGTHA from the coding sequence ATGAGCAAGCTTGCGACTGACACTGGCATCCTTCTGGAGACCGGCACGAACGAACTCGAAATTCTTGAATTCTATATCAACGAGACCATCAAGGAAGGACATCCCCCGGTCAAAAACCACTTCGGCATCAACGTGGCCAAGGTCATGCAGGTCATCGAGACGCCGAACCTGGAACCTCCGGAATCCGCGCCCCATCCGTCGTTCATGGGGACCATCCCCCTGCGCGATCTCATCCTGCCGGTGCTCGACCTCTCGGTCTGGCTTGAACTCAACATGCCCAAGACCGAGCGCGACATCGTCATCGTCACCGAGTTCAGCAAATCCGTGACCGGATTCCTGGTCTCAGGCGTCACCGAGATCCACCGCGTGGGCTGGGGCGAGGTCATCCCGCCTTCAAGCGTCATCTCCCAGAGCACCGATTCCATCATCGGTCTGGTGGACAAGGGCGACCACTTCATCCAGTTGCTCGACCTCGAAACCATCCTGACCCAGTTCGAGCCGGACGACGGCATAGCGCTGAAAAGGTCGGACAGGGAGTACAAGGTGCTGGTGGCGGACGACTCGGCCACCATCCGGACCATGCTCCAACAAAACCTGACATCGGCCAACTTCAAGCCCACCATCACCAACAACGGCAGCGAAGCCCTCAAGACCATCATGGGCTACAAGGCCATGGCCGAGGAAGCGGGCAAAGACATCACCGAGTATGTGGACATCGTGGTCTCGGACATCGAGATGCCGCTCATGGACGGCTTCAGCCTGACCAAGAACATCAAGCAGGACCCGGTCCTGAAAAAGCTCCCGGTCATCTTGTACTCCTCCATCATCACCAACGAGCTGCGCCACAAGGGCGACTCCGTGGGCGCGGACATGCAGATCACCAAGCCCGACCTGCACACCATTCCCGAAGTGGCCATCAAACTCATCGAAGGAACGCACGCTTGA
- a CDS encoding ABC transporter ATP-binding protein, producing MLRAENLGKSYGAERVLDSVSFALAGEETLAVVGPSGCGKTSLLYILSGLVRPDSGAVLLDGAPISGPTPDISIILQDYGLLPWRTVEDNVALGLKVQGVPRAERRARAKAQLAELGIVGRGQDFPATLSGGEQQRVAIARAFVSRPRLMLLDEPFSSLDALTRERLQRTLLDVWKRRRVPYVLVTHSLEEAVVLGRRIMVMSGRPARPVAVFDNPGFGDASIRDTEACFKLLKELRHTVEDVW from the coding sequence ATGCTCAGAGCCGAAAATCTCGGAAAATCCTATGGCGCGGAGCGCGTCCTGGACAGCGTGTCCTTTGCCCTGGCGGGCGAGGAGACCCTGGCCGTGGTCGGCCCGTCGGGCTGCGGCAAGACCTCGCTGCTCTATATCCTAAGCGGCCTTGTCAGGCCCGATAGCGGGGCGGTCCTGCTTGACGGCGCGCCCATCAGCGGGCCGACCCCGGACATCTCCATCATCCTGCAGGACTACGGGCTGCTGCCCTGGCGCACCGTTGAGGACAACGTGGCCCTTGGTCTCAAGGTGCAGGGCGTGCCGCGCGCCGAGCGGCGGGCGCGGGCCAAGGCCCAGCTGGCCGAGTTGGGCATTGTCGGGCGCGGCCAGGACTTTCCCGCCACCCTGAGCGGGGGGGAGCAGCAGCGGGTGGCCATTGCCCGCGCCTTTGTCTCCCGGCCCCGGCTCATGCTGCTCGACGAGCCTTTTTCGTCGCTGGACGCCCTGACCCGCGAGCGGCTCCAGCGCACCCTGCTCGATGTCTGGAAACGGCGCAGGGTGCCGTATGTCCTGGTTACCCATTCGCTGGAGGAGGCTGTGGTGCTTGGACGCAGGATCATGGTCATGTCGGGCCGTCCGGCCCGGCCCGTGGCCGTGTTCGACAACCCTGGTTTCGGCGATGCGTCCATCCGCGACACCGAGGCGTGCTTCAAGCTGCTCAAGGAGCTTCGACACACCGTGGAGGACGTATGGTGA
- the tpx gene encoding thiol peroxidase — MIERTGIVTLKGNPVTLVGPEIKVGDTAPAFTVLANDLSPKTLADYKGRVLIIASVPSLDTPVCDMETRRFNTEAAGLGKDVTILTLSMDLPFAQARWCGAAGVEAVKTLSDHRDASFGQSWGVLIKELRLLGRAVFVVGRDGRVAYVQYLKETTDEPDYAAALAAARNVAG, encoded by the coding sequence ATGATAGAAAGAACTGGAATCGTCACATTGAAAGGCAACCCCGTGACCCTGGTCGGCCCGGAGATCAAGGTGGGGGACACGGCCCCGGCCTTTACCGTTCTGGCCAACGACCTGAGCCCGAAAACCCTGGCCGACTACAAGGGCAGGGTGCTGATCATAGCTTCGGTGCCTTCGCTCGACACCCCGGTCTGCGACATGGAGACACGCCGTTTCAACACCGAGGCCGCCGGGCTCGGCAAAGACGTGACCATCCTCACCCTGAGCATGGACCTGCCCTTTGCCCAGGCACGCTGGTGCGGAGCCGCCGGGGTCGAGGCGGTCAAGACCCTCTCCGACCATCGCGACGCCTCCTTCGGGCAGTCCTGGGGCGTGCTGATCAAGGAATTGCGTCTCCTGGGCCGCGCGGTCTTCGTGGTCGGCCGGGATGGGCGCGTGGCCTATGTCCAGTACCTCAAGGAAACCACCGATGAGCCTGACTACGCCGCCGCCCTGGCTGCGGCCAGAAATGTCGCGGGCTGA